A single Chlorocebus sabaeus isolate Y175 chromosome 3, mChlSab1.0.hap1, whole genome shotgun sequence DNA region contains:
- the STOML3 gene encoding stomatin-like protein 3 isoform X2: MCLKIIKEYERAVVFRLGRIQADKAKRPGLILVLPCIDVFVKVDLRTITCNIPPQEILTRDSVTTQVDGVVYYRVYSAVSAVANVNDVHQATFLLAQTTLRNVLGTQTLSQILAGREEIAHSIQTLLDDATDLWGIRVARVEIKDVRIPVQLQRSMAAEAEATREARAKVLAAEGEMNASKSLKSASMVLAESPIALQLRYLQTLSTVATEKNSTIVFPLPMNILEGIGGVSYDNHKKVPNKA, from the exons ATGTGCTTAAAG ATCATTAAGGAGTATGAACGTGCTGTTGTATTCCGTCTGGGACGCATCCAAGCTGACAAAGCCAAGAGGCCAG gtTTGATCCTGGTTCTGCCATGCATAGATGTGTTTGTCAAAGTTGACCTCCGAACAATTACTTGCAACATTCCTCCACAAGAG ATCCTCACCAGAGACTCTGTGACTACTCAGGTAGATGGAGTTGTCTATTACAGAGTCTATAGTGCTGTCTCGGCAGTGGCTAATGTCAACGATGTCCATCAAGCAACATTTCTGCTGGCTCAAACCACTCTGAGGAATGTCTTAGGGACACAGACCTTGTCCCAGATTTTAGCTGGACGAGAAGAGATCGCCCATAGCATCCAG ACTTTACTTGATGATGCCACCGACCTGTGGGGGATCCGGGTGGCCCGAGTGGAAATCAAAGATGTTCGGATTCCCGTGCAGTTGCAGAGATCCATGGCAGCCGAGGCTGAGGCCACCCGGGAAGCCAGAGCCAAG GTCCTTGCAGCTGAAGGAGAAATGAATGCTTCCAAATCCCTGAAGTCAGCCTCCATGGTGCTGGCTGAGTCTCCCATAGCTCTCCAGCTGCGCTACCTGCAGACCTTGAGCACAGTAGCCACCGAGAAGAATTCTACAATTGTGTTTCCTCTGCCCATGAATATACTAGAGGGCATTGGTGGGGTCAGCTATGATAATCACAAGAAGGTTCCAAATAAAGCCTGA
- the STOML3 gene encoding stomatin-like protein 3 isoform X1 produces MDSRVSSPEKQDKENFMGVNSKRLGVCGWLLFSLSFLLVIITFPISIWMCLKIIKEYERAVVFRLGRIQADKAKRPGLILVLPCIDVFVKVDLRTITCNIPPQEILTRDSVTTQVDGVVYYRVYSAVSAVANVNDVHQATFLLAQTTLRNVLGTQTLSQILAGREEIAHSIQTLLDDATDLWGIRVARVEIKDVRIPVQLQRSMAAEAEATREARAKVLAAEGEMNASKSLKSASMVLAESPIALQLRYLQTLSTVATEKNSTIVFPLPMNILEGIGGVSYDNHKKVPNKA; encoded by the exons ATGGATTCTAGGGTGTCTTCACCCGAGAAGCAGGATAAAGAGAACTTCATGG GTGTCAACAGTAAACGGCTTGGTGTATGCGGCTGGCTCCTgttttccctctctttcctgTTGGTGATCATTACCTTCCCCATCTCCATATGGATGTGCTTAAAG ATCATTAAGGAGTATGAACGTGCTGTTGTATTCCGTCTGGGACGCATCCAAGCTGACAAAGCCAAGAGGCCAG gtTTGATCCTGGTTCTGCCATGCATAGATGTGTTTGTCAAAGTTGACCTCCGAACAATTACTTGCAACATTCCTCCACAAGAG ATCCTCACCAGAGACTCTGTGACTACTCAGGTAGATGGAGTTGTCTATTACAGAGTCTATAGTGCTGTCTCGGCAGTGGCTAATGTCAACGATGTCCATCAAGCAACATTTCTGCTGGCTCAAACCACTCTGAGGAATGTCTTAGGGACACAGACCTTGTCCCAGATTTTAGCTGGACGAGAAGAGATCGCCCATAGCATCCAG ACTTTACTTGATGATGCCACCGACCTGTGGGGGATCCGGGTGGCCCGAGTGGAAATCAAAGATGTTCGGATTCCCGTGCAGTTGCAGAGATCCATGGCAGCCGAGGCTGAGGCCACCCGGGAAGCCAGAGCCAAG GTCCTTGCAGCTGAAGGAGAAATGAATGCTTCCAAATCCCTGAAGTCAGCCTCCATGGTGCTGGCTGAGTCTCCCATAGCTCTCCAGCTGCGCTACCTGCAGACCTTGAGCACAGTAGCCACCGAGAAGAATTCTACAATTGTGTTTCCTCTGCCCATGAATATACTAGAGGGCATTGGTGGGGTCAGCTATGATAATCACAAGAAGGTTCCAAATAAAGCCTGA